The region tttttttttaaagatgaccggtaaggggatctcaacccttgacttggtgtagtcagcaccacgctctcccagtatGGAGAGCTCCCAGTATGGTGCTCTCCCAGCACCACGGCCatccatccctatatgggatccgaacctgtggccttggtgttatcagcaccgcactctcccgagtgagccatgggccggcccaagggattttttttctttaaggtaaAATATCACAGAGATGGAGAAAACAAGAGGGGAGACAAAGATAGACAAATTCTTGATACTAGAAaacatataagggtacttcaaaaagttcatggaaagattcatattatattttaattctatatctccatgaactttttgaagtaccttgagtggatgagaaaactgaatcttAAGCCAGTAATGAGAACATCTGAGAACCAACCCTGTTTATACATCAGAATCCCCCAAAGTTTTATAGTCAGTGGCACCAGGCATTCTGGCGGGTAAAGATAGATGGACTGAAAATAAGGATTGGTTCATGTCTGTATAAGAAGCTGTGAGATcccctgtactggacagctggAAACGTAAGCCTCCTTCACTTAGTAAAAGACTGGTGGTTTATTTCTGAAGAGGTTAAAACAGAGGGCCTCTGGGTCGAGGTCTCCTAGGTACAGTTGAGGGTGGAGTTATAGGGAAAATAGTGGAATTTATTATTGTATTCATACTGGATGCTGAAGTTCTCAGCCATCTTCCTCCACTTGGCTGTTAGAACACTGGTAGCCAGGCCTTTTTTCTAGAGCCAAAAAATGGAAGggttttctctggagaatccGACTGGCCTGAGAGGAAAGACCTAGAGTTTTGCAAACTAAATGGTTCAGCTAGATCACCCTACAGTGAAGTCATAGTTAACAAGCTTCACCTATGTACTCAGAGCTTCCATTCAGCTTTTTTTGTCTCAAGCAGCCACAGATTAATAGACAACTGAGGAATCCCTTGATAACGAAATAGAACcgaataaacagaaagaaaacaacttgGCGAAACAGGGTAAGCAGGGAGACATAAacttcaaaagaaaaggaaaagaaaccttATTAATATCTTCAGAGATAAGCATGTACTGCAAACATTAAAGAAGAGCAGGATACTATTAAAAAAGAGCATATCAAGAACTATTAAAAAAGAGCATATTGAGAACATACTGAACTTTTGGAGATTAAAAATATGATAGCaaaagtgaaaaactgaaaaaaaatcttagaagatAAATAGTTGAGGAAATCTCCCaggaaatagaataaaagataaagatGGAAAAAGGTAGAGAACGTTAGAGGATTTTTCTAGAACGTTCGATATTCAAATAATAGACTTATAACAAAAGAGAACAGATGAAAACTGAAAGGATGAAATCATTAATGAAATCCTTCAAGAAAATTTCCCTGAACTGAAGGACCAAATTTCCAGAACCAGAGGGCCTATGCAGTATATGACTGAAAGTAGATCCATACCAAGATATATCCTGTGAATTTTCATACCAAACACTGGGACCAGAAGAATCCTTTAAGCTTCTTGAGAGAGAAACAGGTTTAATTCACAGCATTAGAAATCAAGATGGTTTCATACTTTTCAACAGCAACACTGGAATCTAAAAGACTAGAGCAATGCCTTCAAAATGATTTTCATCTTAGAATTCTATATGCAGTCAAGTGTGAGACTAGAGACCTTCCCTTTACCCCCTCCCCCAGAAAAGGTTCTTCCCACCATTTCTCAGGAAGCTATTGGAGGGGGTGCTCAACACAGCAAAGGAATAATCTTAGAAATAGGAAGACATGGTATCTAGGAAACAGGAGATCAGGAGATCCGTCACAGGAGAGTGATGTTTCAGGGAGGATAGCTGGTCCAGATTGGAACAGATCAGAGAGACTGCTACAGAAAGGTGAAAATTGGTAGAAAAGGAGATTTGGACACTTGTCAGAAAGTTAGGCATTAAATTACTAATACATGCATAGAGAATTAAGCAAATTGAGAAATAGAAGACAATTTTTAATATAGTCTCAGATCATGTTATTTAGTGTTGTTAAGGTCAATGCCAAAATGATCAGAAGAGGTGAAAGTGATTGGCTCTGGGGAAGGGTGAATGGCAGGGCCTGcttgttttataaaaaatcttATACAACTATTTGATTCTTGAAACTGCATATATGACTGATAAAAGTAAATAATGGGAAAACTTGGCCAGCTTAATGAAAAGtgacatttgtaatttttataaaaattactagagaagttaaaatattttaatgtgtacATTTCCTACTTTGACTCTCAAATCTTCCCATTATCTGTCAATACAGATCAAAACTTTTGAGAGCAGACACTAGGGGTCCTTCCTGTCAAAAGTTGGAGGGTCTGGAATTCTATTGTCAAACTGTTCCCTGACACTTTTCTTTGTCTCCTTAAGGACCCTGGACTTAGATCAGGTTGCTGTAGACTGAAAAACCTCTATCTCAATGGCCTTAGCCTATCTTCTTCCTCAGGTTGTCCGCACAAACCAGTGTGCAGGAGAATTCGTCATTACCTTCCCCCGTGCTTACCACAGTGGCTTCAACCAAGGCTACAACTTTGCTGAGGCCGTCAACTTTTGCACTGCTGATTGGGTGAGTCTGGAGTGTGGTGGGATggcagggagaaaaaggaggattGTGGGGAAGCTGAGGCACCACGACCTCCAGACTTGGCCACACTCAACCTTGAACCTGTCCACAGTTGCCAGCTGGGCGCCAGTGCATTGAGCACTACCGCCGGCTACGAAGATACTGTGTCTTCTCCCATGAGGAGCTCATCTGCAAGATGGCTGCCTGCCCTGAGAAGCTGGACCTAAACCTGGCAGCAGCTGTGCATAAGGAGATGTTCATCATGGTGCAGGAGGAGCGGCGTCTACGAAAGGCCCTGCTGGAGAAGGTGGGTGGTGGGGAGAGTGCCCTGGGTCAGGCACTCTACCCTGGTGGAGATTGGGAGAGGCAGAGGTGTTACCAAGGAGGAGAGGATGTAGCCTCTATTCTTGGAGTGTAGTGAAAAGAACTAGATGCATCTGGGTTGAAAACCGCATTCCATTTTCTGCTCTACCTTTTACTAGCAACCTTGGACAAGTCAATTTACTTCACTACATGTTAGTTTCCCCATCCAGAAAATGAAGATTAAGACAATGCTTATCTTTTTGGATACTTGAGTGGATTAAAGATAATGTTTGTTTAGTAACTGACCCATAGCAGGTGCTGGTATAGCAGCTATTCATCATTGTTTAAATGACCCAGCAAGACAGACTGGCATATGAAACCCCCACTGCTGATTATCATACCCTCTCAAGTTACTTGATCTCTCATAGTCGCACTTTCTCACTCTAAAATGGGAGTAAATACCCAACTCGCAAGGTTGTTGTAAAGCTTTGAGTAAGGTGATTTATGTCAAAGCATATATTACTGCCCTTGCAATCTAGCAGCCGCTTTTGGTAATATTACTACATGAAAAAAGTGATTGAAATATGGAACGTTTCTTAGGAAATGCCACATTATTACATTCAGATGGTTCAGTAACCCAAACTAGGACAATAATGTTACCAAGTAGAAGGCAGTCATACTTTAATAGATTTCTCATGAGGATGTGTCAGTTGTGTATGTAGCTGAGTGGAAGCTGCTACAGAGCTATAAAATCCACTCGTGTAATTTCAGCTGCCTTCTTCAAGCTCCACATTTGCCCAGTGCCAGTGGTAAGCATGGGAGCTACCTGCAGGAAGTGTGGGGCAAGGAAGAGGGATGCACAGTTGGGCCAGACATGCTTTTCCCTGCCCTCTTCCTCCAGGTATCGGTACACCTTCGATGAGTTCCCTGCCATGCTGCATGTTAGGGAATTAACTTAGTGTGAGAGTCTTCCTTAAGATTACAAAGGACTTTTTGTCCCAGGGGATCCCTTACTACCTGTTTGGGGTAATACTTATTTATTATAAAGCCCATTCATAACTTTCCCATGAATGTGGACTGTAGGAAGAATTATAGCTATAGTAGTGTTGGAAGTTGGGCCTCTCAGTTGTGGTGTTATTTAATGAGTCCCTGGAGTTTTCTAGgcatcattttctctctctgttcagtGCTGTTATTAATTGATGGTCCTGTGACTGTGCCAGGCTACCGGAAGGAGCCAAAGCAAAGCGGGGAGAATAGACCTTCTCATCCTGACTTTCAGAATTCTTTATACTTGGTCCTTATCTTGAAGGAGGGTTCTGAACACTGTAGTGTTGGAATCCTGTAAGAGATTGTGTATATGTTTGAGTACTTTTCTGGGGAGAGGACTCATAGTTTGCAATCAGTTCTCAGAGTCCATGATCCAAAAAAACCTAGGGGCTTCACCCTTAGAACATTCTCTGGCTTTGGAGTCAAAATTGAATGCAGTCAAATCCTCACTTTGGCAAGTTATTGACTCTCACTGAGATTTAGTTTGTTCCTTAGTTAAATGAGATAGGCCTGTGAAATTATGTATTCTTATCTGAAAATTTGAACTAATAACAGTAAATAGTTGTTGAGCACTTATTCTCAGTGCTAAGATACTTGTCTAAGTCCTTAGTTGCTTTGCCTTtgttaatccttataacaacccaATAAAGAATACTGTTATCGCCATCTTataagataaagaaactgagatccagagaggttTAAATAATTTACTCACAATCACACAGTAAGTGGCAACGTGGGATTTGTAATGTGCAGTGGGCTCATAGCTTATACAGAGGTTATGTGTTAAAGTTGGTATATAAGACAAAAACTGTTAGAGCCaacatttctctttaaaattccTAAAATTGCCCATATATATAGCATTGTGCTGTTTTTCAGTTATTCCAACATAGCTggcttttcctttatttttggaaTGGATTGTGTTTTCTTCATCTGAGCAACAGATGAAGTTACTGGCTTAAGTTTGGAAGCCATGTTGCTGGGGAAAAATTGTATCTTTAAACCCTGGGCACAAGCTCTTACAGTTGAATTTCTGTAAGTTATGTATGCATATGCATTGTCTCCTGCCTGCTCAGCAGCCGGCACGGTGCCTGGAGCACAGTGGGTGCCAAATAAGTGGAAGCCAACATTGTTCCCTAGTGTACACCCTCCATACTAGTCAGGACAAGAGCTCTTGGCCACTCCCACACATTGCTACCTCTCTGGTGGCTTGGTCCACCACTTTCCTCACCTTCTCCTACCCAAAAGGCTCTTTCTGCTGATCTGAATCTTACCTGatctttcttcctctgtgaaatTCCCTCTGCCTCATCCCACACTGATCTTGCCCTGGTTCATCTGATTCCCCCAGCTTTGAGAGTCTGGACTTCACAAAAGGCAGGTGTTCTCTGTGGGGTTTGGCCTCCCAAACCCCACGGCCCTCAGCATAAATTTGAGTCTAAAGTGGGGCTTGGTGGTGGCTGAGATGGGAATTTCTGCCACCCTGTTCTAGTTTTATATAACATGTGGGTTGAACATCCACAGGGCATCACAGAGGCTGAACGAGAGGCTTTTGAGCTGCTCCCGGATGATGAGCGCCAGTGCATCAAGTGCAAGACCACATGTTTCTTGTCAGCCCTGGCCTGCTACGACTGCCCAGATGGCCTTGTCTGCCTGTCCCACATCAATGACCTCTGCAAGTGCTCTAGTAGCCGGCAGTACCTGCGGTAAGCATGGGGCCTGCTTGCAGGAAGTGGGGCAAGGAGGAGGATACAGAGTTGGGCCAGACATGCTCTTCGCTGCCCTCTTCGTCCAGGTATCGATACACGTTGGATGAGCTCCCTGCCATGCTGCATAAGCTGAAGGTTCGGGCCGAGTCCTTTGACACCTGGGCCAACAAAGTGCGAGTAGCCCTGGAGGTGGAGGATGGGCGGAAGCGCAGTGAGTGATGGGGGGATGAAGGGACTCCACAGGCAAGTTCTATTcccttttcttctatacctccaactcccttcctctgccttcacTCAATACTGCCTACTCCTTGCTGCTCTTAATCTCCCTTCAGGCCTTGAAGAGCTGAGGGCACTAGAGTCTGAGGCCCGTGAGCGGAGGTTTCCTAACAGTGAGCTGCTGCAGCGACTGAAAAACTGCCTGAGCGAGGCGGAGGCTTGTGTGTCCCAGGCTCTAGGACTGGTCAGCGGCCAGGAAGCTGGGTATGGCAGTGTGAGGTGTTGGGGCACGAATAGCCTGATGAGGATCCAGCACTGGGGAAAGTGCTACGAGGGGTGGACTCTGGATACCACTGAGCAAACTGGACATTAGCAGGAAGCTGCCAGGCACAAGTGTGAGGTGGCCTGGGAGGTGTTGGGGAGAGCAAGGAGACCAAGCAATGTAGAGTGGAGAGGGGAGCCTCACTGATAAGAATGCTAggagtgtttatttttatcaatgcATAGAGGAGATTTGAGAAGCTGAGGGATTTTATGGGCAGGGAGGAGTTGGAGGTTTAGGGGCAAGAACAGGACATAGATGTGTAAAGCTGATCATAGCCGCACAGCTTTAGAGTCATAGTAGAGGATGGATTGAGAAGTCCAGCTTCTCTTACCATCAGTTGGTTTCTAAgatctgccccccaccccccaatataTTTCCCCTCTTTTAATTCTTTCCTCTCATCATTTGAactcatatttttttgtttgtttaaaaaaccacttattgaggtatgattgacatacagAAAGTtatgcatatataatttatacaacttgatgagtttgaaTATAAGCATATACCTGGAACTCACTTGTATTTTAAAACCCTCCCTCTAACCTGGGCAGCAGGGGGAACTCTGAAGTATGCTAGATCAAGGCGGAAAGGTGTTGGATCTTAGCacagagatggagggaggggacTGGGTTTGGACCTGAAACCCCACATGTGAAACTCCATAGCCCCCACAGGGTGGCTGGTCTACAGATGACCCTGGCTGAGCTCCGGGCCTTTCTGGACCAGATGAACAACCTGCCTTGTGCCATGCACCAGATTGGGGATGTCAAGGTGAGGAGGGGTGGGTTTGGAGTGCTGCTGAGGGATTCAGGGGGATTGAGAGACCAAGCAGCGGGCCGCTCTTGGCTCccttaaaaaacttaaaagtgtTTGGGCAGGACAGAATGCATACGTAAGAAAGTAGTGGGGGTATGAGGCAAGGATGTAGTGACTGCTTCTTAGAAATGTGATTTgaggggcaggtggcaggggtaTGTACAGGATGCAAAATCTAGGGAAGGTTTcctggaggagatggaggagaagGAGATAACAAGGGTGTTTGTTGGGCCTGGCAAGTTGAGTAAAGATCATGAAGTAGAGGACAAGTGGGATGGAGAGGGCAGTGCACACCAGTGTGAGCACGAGAGTTTGTGCAAGAACTAAGCATAGCTAGCATAGCGTAGGGCAGAAGGTCTCTTGCTGCTCTGAGTCCTCTGGAGAGTTAAATAAAGCAGAGATTCCTGACCATCCCCTATTAAAAATTTCTTGGggtggggcccagaaatctgtattttaataaattctcCAGGGCATTCTAATGAGCAGCCAGGGTTACAAACCACTGTCTTAAGGTTTGGAGAAGGAGAGCCCAGCTCATGTTAGGCTCCTCTTTCTGAAAAGATTGGAGGGCAAGAAGGTAGGTGAGGCAAGAGTATCTGATGGTGGGACTTCTAAGTGGGCCCAGCTGAGGAGTTTGTTCTTTATCTTGTATCCTGGTAGGGTATTCTGGAACAGGTGGAGGCCTACCAGGCTGAGGCCCGTGATGCTCTGGCCTCACTGCCCTCTAGTCCAGGGCTATTGCAGTCCTTGTTGGAGAGGGGGCAGCAGCTGGGGGTAGAGGTGCCTGAGGCCCAGCAGCTCCAGCGGCAGGTGGAACAGGCACGATGGCTGGATGAGGTGAAACGCACGTTGGCTCCCTCAGCCCGAAGGGGCACCCTAGCTGTCATGCGGGGATTGTTGGCTGCGGGTGCTAGTGTAGCCCCTAGCCCTGCTGTGGATAAGGCCCGGGCCGAGCTGCAGGAGCTGCTGACCATTGCTGAACGCTGGGAAGAGAAAGCCCACCTCTGCCTGGAGGCCAGGTATGTCCagcctcttcccctccctgccctACTCCAGCCATCAAAGTGGAGAGCTTGAAGGTAATTCCCatgggtggccttgggcagcaTCACACTCTTGTACTGGTATGTTGACACTCCTTCCCTCTTTTGTTCCCTATCttgtccttattttttttttttttttttaaactctataTACGCATAGAGGCAGAGATAGGCTGCTGGAGGAGCAGAGATGGACAGATGCAGAGATACAGAGAGCACTAGCCCTAGAGGCTGACAAAGTGCACATGCACAGAAGCACAAATAACAGGCAGATGGACAGATGTTGGTAGAAAGACGCTGCACACGGAGCAATCCAATCTGACAAACTGCAGCAACAGGTGGCACACACAGGTTGTGTGTGTAGGCCCCGCCAGCAGGCTGACAGACTGGCAGACAAGCAGAGGCGCAAGAGCTGGGGCAGAAGGCTGAGATTGGGTGCGTGCAGTCTGCAGGAAGCAGGGACTGGCAGCCATCCATAGGCAGAATACAAGCAAGTAGGCCCAAGGGGCAGCAGGAATACCAGGCACCCAAGGGACCTAGGCACATATATCTGGTGGTCAGGCTGGGCTTCTGGTCAGGCAGACCACACCAGACTCAGTCCTTTTTCCCCTCCGTTTAGGCAGAAACATCCACCAGCTACCCTTGAGGCCATAATCCGCGAAGCAGAAAACATCCCTGTTCACCTGCCCAACATCCAGGCTCTCAAGGAGGCTCTTGCTAAGGCCCGGGCCTGGATTGCTGATGTGGATGAGATCCAAGTGAGGCCCCTGCCACCCCCAACCCTCCACTCCAGGCCTTCAGTCCAGCGATGGCACATACACTGGGTTGTGCTGGGTTGGGTTGGCTAGAGAGGAAGAGGGCACGCACATAGTGAAGAGGCAAAATATGCTTGGTGAGCAGTGTGAGAGGAGGGGTTGTAAGACCGGCctgaaggaagagagggtgctggTTAGCAGGAgggtggtggggcagggaggcaggtggTGTGGAGTggagcagggtggggcagggaagaGGTAGAAGAGGCCAACCGCACAAAGTAGCTAGTCTAGTGCTCCCGGAGACTGACTGGATACTTGGGGCTAAGCCAGTCAGTGGATGCAAACATCGTGGGAGAGAGCCAGGTGTTCCTTAGGACAATGCctgttttttttcctcaagacTGTGGGTCCAGTCCATCTTTCCAGCTCAGGGCTAGGCATGGAGAAAGCATCAATAGATGTTGGCAAGTTGAACTGAGCTTTCTCTCGCCCCTGTCCCCAGAATGGTGACCACTACCCCTGCTTGGATGACTTGGAGGGCCTGGTGGCTGTGGGCCGGGACCTCCCTGTGGGGCTGGAAGAGCTGAGACAGCTGGAGCTGCAGGTATTGACAGCACACTCTTGGAGGGAGAAGGCCTCCAAGACCTTCCTCAAGAAGAATTCTTGCTACACGCTGCTGGAGGTGAGGCCTGGGACCTTGACCTACAGCCTCTCCTGTGCCTGGCCCGGCTGTTGGGAGATGGCTCATATGAGAACTTGGGTTTTTGGGGGACaccagggaggggaggagaggtatGGGAGGTAGGGGAAGCCTGGTCattcctcctctgcctgcctcagGTGCTCTGCCCATGTGCAGACGCCGGCTCAGACAGCACCAAGCGCAGCCGGTGGATGGAGAAGGAGCTGGGGTTGTACAAATCTGACACAGAGCTGCTGGGGCTATCTGCACAGGacctcagggacccaggctctgtGGTAAGGAGCTTGGCACAGATGGGAAGAAGAGCCTGGCAATGATAGAATCTTTGAGCTGGGTGACCATGGGTAGAGTGCTTGCTCCCTGAGCCTTAGTTCTCCTGGTTTGGGAGTGGGGTTTTAAAGGGgccagagaagggagaggatAGGCTGCTGACCTATTCTTCCTGTCCTGGGCACGGCAGATAGTGGCCTTCAAGGAGGGGGaacagaaggagaaggaagggatCCTGCAGCTGCGTCGCACCAACTCAGCCAAGCCCAGTCCACTGGCATCATCAACCACAGCTGCCTCTGCAACCTCCATCTGTGTGTGTGGGCAGGTGCCGGCTGGGGTGGGGACTCTGCAGTGTGACCTGTGTCGGGACTGGTTCCATGGGCGGTGTGTGTCGGTACCCCGCCTCCTCAGCTCCCCAAGGCCCAGTCCCACCTCATCTCCACTGCTGGCCTGGTGGGAATGGGACACCAAATTCCTGTGTCCACTTTGTATGCGCTCACGGCGCCCACGCCTGGAGACCATCCTTGCACTGCTGGTAGCCCTGCAGAGACTGCCTGTACGGCTGCCTGAGGGCGAAGCCTTGCAGTGCCTCACAGAGAGGGCCATCAGCTGGCAGGGCCGTGCCAGACAGGCTCTGGCCTCTGAGGATGTAACTGCTCTGTTGGGACGGCTGGCTGAGCTCCGCCAACGGCTACAGGCTGAATCCAGGCCTGAGGAGCCTTCTGCTTACCCTTCAGCCCCTGCCTCTGATCCTGGATCAATCAGAGAAGGCAGTAGCAAGGATATACATAAGGTGAGCTGCTTAGCCTAGCTCTTGTCCTCAAATTTTTGGTCCTAGCCCCCATCCCTAATAAGGCTTCTACCCTGTCCCTGTTCTCCAGTGTTTGGTCTTGTTTGGCCCGGCCTGCATCCGTCCAGGTCACTAGACTCTGCTCCCTGCTGCAGCCTGTGTCTGCCGCCCTCCTCCTGCAGGAGGCGGAATGTCCCAAGTTTGGGGGTTGGGAGGAAGAAAAGGGCTTGGTTCTTTGGTTCAGTTACCCCTACCTACTCTTGCTCTCCTTGGCAGGTCCAGGGCTTACTGGAGAATGGAGACAGTGTGACAAGTCCTGAGAAGGTAGCCCCGGAGGAGGGCTCAGGTAAGAGAGGTGGGTGTAGGTGTGGTGGGGGTAGGCTGTTGACTGGATATAACTAGAGTGACCCATGTGGTCCTCAGCTCTGTTGTGGTGTGGGGACAAGACCAGGGGCAGTCTAACCTAGCCTGTTCTTGCAATCCCTCAGATCTGGAGCTGCTGTCTTCGCTGTTACCACAGTTGACCGGCCCCGTGTTGGAACTACCTGAGGCAACCCGGGCTCCCCTGGAGGAGCTCATGATGGAGGGGGACCTGCTGGAGGTGACCCTAGATGAGAACCACAGCATCTGGCAGCTACTGCAAGCTGGGCAGCCTCCAGACCTGGAGCGGGTCCGCACACTTCTGGAGGTGAGGATAGGGGTCACGGGCAGGGCCAGGAGGTCAGGCCAAGCAACAGGGAGCCCAGGCCTGACCACTGGCCCACATCCCATCTTTCTGTCTGTGATCACAGCTGGAGAAGGCAGAGCGCCATGGGAGTCGGGCACGGGGCAGGGCCCTGGAGAGGCGGCGGCGGAGGAAGGTGGACCGAGCTGGGGAGGGTGATGACCCAGCCCGAGAGGAGCTAGAGCCAAAGAGGGTACGGAGCTCAGGGCCAGAGGCTGAGGaggcccaggaggaggaggagctggaggaagagACGGGGGGTGAGGGCCCTCCTGCACCCCTCCCCACAACTGGCAGCCCCAGCACCCAGGAGAACCAGAATGGCTTGGAAACCGTGCTAGGGGCCACTTCAGGCCCCTCAGCCCCTTCATCCACTCTGACTCCCCGGCTGCATATGCCCTGCCCACAGCAGCCACCACAGCAACAGTTGTGACAGTGGCTGGGTCTAGCACAGACCCCAACAGAGATCCCCCCTCGGCCTCAAGGATCCTCTTTCTGACCATCAAGCCTGCTTCTtgggaggtgggtgggtgggggaggggggtatgGCTACCCCCTTATCTGCCCACCCACGAGTCCCTTGACTTTTATATTCTGACTCCAAGGTATTGTTCAGACCTCAGCTCCTGGGGGCCGGCCCCTGGAGTCCCCCTCCCTGGTAGCCTCTAACCAGCATTCCCAGATACCTGAGGCAGATAGATGGATGGGCAGGGGGGCAGgggcagctggggctgggccAGCACCATTCCACAGACAAGGCCAGTGCATATGCAAACTGGGGGAATCTCTTCTCCCTTCTGTCCCCAGTTCCAGCCCTGGCCAGGCCACGCTACACTAACCTCCCCGCCCCCTCTCACTCTTTCTCCTTCcaccctcttttccttcctccctctctgttcttctcccttcccctgaCTGTTCCACCCAGGAGGAGGAAACTTCACATAGCTGTGCtcacagttttttattttaaagtaatttggtTGGGGAGCTGAACAGGGCTCCCTGAGAACTGAAGAAAGCTTTTGGTGCTTGTCCTCACAACCACCTCAACCcttcctccctgtcctcctctgtctcctttcctcctcctgggTTCatgttgtaataaaaaaaaaagattgttggtGTGTAATTAATttgttcaaaaggaaaaaaaaaaaaaaaaagaaacttggttCCAACTGAagcctattttaattttattttattattttcctcttgtTAGAAATAAAACCCTTAGCAACATTTTTTGGAAACATGTTTCTGAAGTGCATTTCTCTTCAGTAGAGCAGTGGTAGTGCTGGTGGGAGCACTAGGGCTGAAGCCAGGGAGCTCTGGGTTCTGACACTGAGTTCCACCAGCTTCTCCTTAACCTTGGGCGAGACATCCTGATCCTCCCCTTCTCCACCCTCGGGCCAGTTTCTCCCATTTCCAAACAGATGGACTCTAGCACCGCTCACCTAAACTGTACAACAGCCTCCCCCAACTTTATGCTCTCCAGTCTATTCTCAAGCTTCCGGAGGAATTTTTTTCCCTAGCTTTACTGAGGT is a window of Cynocephalus volans isolate mCynVol1 chromosome X, mCynVol1.pri, whole genome shotgun sequence DNA encoding:
- the KDM5C gene encoding lysine-specific demethylase 5C isoform X1, which encodes MEPGSDDFLPPPECPVFEPSWAEFRDPLGYIAKIRPIAEKSGICKIRPPADWQPPFAVEVDNFRFTPRIQRLNELEAQTRVKLNYLDQIAKFWEIQGSSLKIPNVERRILDLYSLSKIVVEEGGYEAICKDRRWARVAQRLNYPPGKNIGSLLRSHYERIVYPYEMYQSGANLVQCNTRPFDNEEKDKEYKPHSIPLRQSVQPSKFNSYGRRAKRLQPDPEPTEEDIEKNPELKKLQIYGAGPKMMGLGLMAKDKTLRKKDKEGPECPPTVVVKEESGGDVKVESTSPRTFLESKEELSHSPEPCTKMTMRLRRNHSNAQFIESYVCRMCSRGDEDDKLLLCDGCDDNYHIFCLLPPLPEIPKGVWRCPKCVMAECKRPPEAFGFEQATREYTLQSFGEMADSFKADYFNMPVHMVPTELVEKEFWRLVNSIEEDVTVEYGADIHSKEFGSGFPVSDSKRHLTPEEEEYATSGWNLNVMPVLEQSVLCHINADISGMKVPWLYVGMVFSAFCWHIEDHWSYSINYLHWGEPKTWYGVPSLAAEHLEEVMKKLTPELFDSQPDLLHQLVTLMNPNTLMSHGVPVVRTNQCAGEFVITFPRAYHSGFNQGYNFAEAVNFCTADWLPAGRQCIEHYRRLRRYCVFSHEELICKMAACPEKLDLNLAAAVHKEMFIMVQEERRLRKALLEKGITEAEREAFELLPDDERQCIKCKTTCFLSALACYDCPDGLVCLSHINDLCKCSSSRQYLRYRYTLDELPAMLHKLKVRAESFDTWANKVRVALEVEDGRKRSLEELRALESEARERRFPNSELLQRLKNCLSEAEACVSQALGLVSGQEAGPHRVAGLQMTLAELRAFLDQMNNLPCAMHQIGDVKGILEQVEAYQAEARDALASLPSSPGLLQSLLERGQQLGVEVPEAQQLQRQVEQARWLDEVKRTLAPSARRGTLAVMRGLLAAGASVAPSPAVDKARAELQELLTIAERWEEKAHLCLEARQKHPPATLEAIIREAENIPVHLPNIQALKEALAKARAWIADVDEIQNGDHYPCLDDLEGLVAVGRDLPVGLEELRQLELQVLTAHSWREKASKTFLKKNSCYTLLEVLCPCADAGSDSTKRSRWMEKELGLYKSDTELLGLSAQDLRDPGSVIVAFKEGEQKEKEGILQLRRTNSAKPSPLASSTTAASATSICVCGQVPAGVGTLQCDLCRDWFHGRCVSVPRLLSSPRPSPTSSPLLAWWEWDTKFLCPLCMRSRRPRLETILALLVALQRLPVRLPEGEALQCLTERAISWQGRARQALASEDVTALLGRLAELRQRLQAESRPEEPSAYPSAPASDPGSIREGSSKDIHKVQGLLENGDSVTSPEKVAPEEGSDLELLSSLLPQLTGPVLELPEATRAPLEELMMEGDLLEVTLDENHSIWQLLQAGQPPDLERVRTLLELEKAERHGSRARGRALERRRRRKVDRAGEGDDPAREELEPKRVRSSGPEAEEAQEEEELEEETGGEGPPAPLPTTGSPSTQENQNGLETVLGATSGPSAPSSTLTPRLHMPCPQQPPQQQL